A stretch of DNA from Saccharomyces eubayanus strain FM1318 chromosome IX, whole genome shotgun sequence:
CATATACCGTCGACGAGTCCACACCCTTACTAAACAATACCGAATAAAGCtaacaaaccaaaaagagaaaacgaaaaaaagaaaaaaaaaaaaaagaaaacgagggaaataaaaaaaacagcaaacaagacttcttctttccatcGATCACATACAAGACAAGCAGAAAAATCAAGGGAAACTCAAGATGGGTAAGAAAGCGCAAACAGGAAAGGCGAAGCCAAAGATCGACGACAATGGCGTTTTGATAGTGCCACCACCGAGAACCATTGCGAACCAGGATCATTTCCACAGACTCAACTACCTCTACCAACTATCCGCGTACCAGACAAAGCCGAGAGCGGGCGCCGTAAAGGGGCACACGCCCTTGGCGCGCAACTACATCAAGTCGATGGACTTGATCAGCAAAAAGACCAAGACCTCGCTGCTGCCCACACTAAAGAGAACCATCTGCAAAAGATGCCATCGGCTGTTATGGGCGCCCAAGCGGCTGGAGATCACGCGCGACGGCGCGCTCGCGGTGGTGTGCGGGTGCGGCGCCGTGAAACGCTACAACGTCGCGGCCGACGCCGACTACAAGACGTACTCCGAGCGGGAGGGTAACCTCCTCAACCCGTAGGACTTCCGCCCCGCCGCCCTCTTCTTAACCCCGAGCGCGCAATTCCGGGGctccacttttttttttctctctctctaAGAGCCGACCCCCCACCCCTGAGTGcctttaattcttttttataaGAAATAGCAGCCTGACGAAAACGAGAACGACCATTTAAAGACGCGCTGCGCTTTCCATCTTggcagaaaaaaaccaattAACCGCGCAAGGACGTGTAGTGGCAATGAATGGCTCCAGGTGTTTGCTGAACGCCGGACCGCACGCAGGCGCCATAGACGACCTGCTACCCTCGCTGCCGGACCCGTACGACGACGATGGGTCGGCGGCTCTGCATGTACACACTACTGTAAGAGCAGACGGCGCGGGCGCCGTCTGCTCTTCCCTGCTGCTAGACGACGACGCTGAAGACGCTAACGACGCTAACGACGCTGACGCTGACGCTGACGACGAAAACAATAGCATGTCGCAGGACCTGTCCAGGGCGCTGGAGATGTCTTCGTTGTGCTCCAGCCCGCCCGCCCGGGAGCGCCACCGCAGCTCCGTCAGCACGATCTCCTCGATCCTCCTCCGCCCGGGGAGAGCCGACCCGGACGAGACGGCCAGGAGCCTCAGCGTCCCTGCCCCTGCGGAGCACGAGCGGCCGGGCTTCTTCGCAAAGGCCTCCAGCATCTTCTTCCGCAGAAACAGCACGCCCAGAGATCAGCACACCCAGGCCGTCCCGGGAACCGTTAGCCGCCAACGGCCTCAACCGGCCCTCCCGGCGGCTAAATCCGCAGCCGCCGACTCCCTGCGCCACCAGCAGCAGCTCGAGGACGGACTGTACGCCCGGGTGATCGCAAACTTCCGCGCCATAGGGTGGTGCTCCTCTCGCGAAATAGAGTCGGTGGAATATAAACGGTCTTTGATCAATGCGCAGTGGGACGAGAAG
This window harbors:
- the RPR2 gene encoding ribonuclease P protein subunit RPR2 is translated as MGKKAQTGKAKPKIDDNGVLIVPPPRTIANQDHFHRLNYLYQLSAYQTKPRAGAVKGHTPLARNYIKSMDLISKKTKTSLLPTLKRTICKRCHRLLWAPKRLEITRDGALAVVCGCGAVKRYNVAADADYKTYSEREGNLLNP